A stretch of the Leptospira stimsonii genome encodes the following:
- a CDS encoding LIC10965 family protein: protein MLIQRLKVGILLILLFSWMGREIHTHSEKDFRIDGFSDSHYTAQVDAKHSPSCPICQLQRNISSLWNPNFLGKKSSLLFGKEDFFTSNVLFRSLKISPIHFGRAPPFYLSI from the coding sequence GTGTTGATTCAACGTTTAAAAGTCGGAATTCTTCTTATTTTGCTCTTCAGCTGGATGGGTAGGGAAATCCACACCCACTCAGAGAAAGACTTTCGGATAGACGGGTTTTCTGATTCCCACTACACGGCCCAAGTGGACGCAAAGCATTCTCCTTCCTGTCCAATCTGTCAGCTTCAGAGAAACATATCTTCTTTGTGGAATCCGAATTTTTTAGGAAAGAAGTCTTCCTTACTTTTCGGTAAAGAGGACTTCTTTACGTCAAACGTCCTCTTTCGTTCTCTCAAAATTTCTCCGATCCACTTCGGTCGCGCTCCTCCTTTTTATCTCTCAATCTGA
- a CDS encoding cytochrome c maturation protein CcmE produces the protein MNIKFTVLAGIILLSLGSIAYFSSKETSYTLLDASELAASPARYQDDLLRVRGFVKLGTVVREGKTAKFILEFNEKQIPVFFTGETLLPDAFKEGTRARVDGYMKDGVLVSDHVEAKCASKYEADYSEENK, from the coding sequence ATGAATATCAAATTTACGGTCCTCGCAGGGATCATTCTTCTTTCCCTCGGCTCCATCGCTTACTTCTCATCCAAAGAAACATCTTACACTCTTCTGGACGCTTCCGAATTAGCGGCTTCTCCCGCTCGTTACCAAGACGACCTCTTACGAGTTAGAGGTTTTGTGAAGTTAGGAACGGTCGTTCGTGAAGGTAAAACCGCAAAGTTTATCTTAGAATTCAACGAGAAACAAATCCCTGTTTTTTTTACCGGAGAAACTCTTCTTCCGGACGCATTTAAAGAGGGAACAAGAGCGAGGGTCGACGGTTATATGAAGGACGGAGTTCTTGTTTCCGATCACGTAGAAGCGAAGTGCGCATCCAAATACGAAGCCGATTATTCGGAAGAAAATAAATAA
- a CDS encoding YdcF family protein, translating into MSTILFSISKLATLILFPLPLVLLVLLFAGFKLKRWKEKLSILIPVLFLWILSTSTVSQKLIQSLEIYYPPVSITEVPKADVILVLGGMVSTLSRHDEPVELNNTAERLTETIRLYQAKKAPRILFSGGSGNLFYQEVPESEPAGRFLRQLGIPESSLILESKSRNTAENVAFTTELLKERGWKSIILVTSSFHMKRSVENFQNKGITIIPFPTDFRAQKSVLTLDNFFPSTFCLENSTISIKEWIGILIQKIRNT; encoded by the coding sequence ATGTCAACAATCTTATTCTCCATTTCAAAACTTGCGACTTTGATTCTTTTTCCTCTTCCTTTAGTTCTCTTAGTTCTTTTGTTCGCCGGGTTCAAACTCAAACGATGGAAAGAAAAACTTTCCATCCTGATTCCGGTCCTTTTTCTTTGGATCCTTTCCACGAGCACCGTCTCTCAAAAACTCATTCAATCTCTGGAAATTTATTATCCTCCGGTTTCAATCACCGAGGTTCCAAAGGCGGACGTTATACTCGTGTTAGGCGGAATGGTCTCCACTCTGAGCCGGCACGACGAGCCGGTGGAATTGAACAACACCGCGGAAAGACTTACGGAAACGATTCGACTCTATCAAGCAAAGAAGGCGCCTCGAATTCTTTTTTCGGGCGGTTCCGGAAATCTTTTTTATCAAGAAGTTCCCGAATCGGAACCGGCTGGGAGATTCCTAAGACAACTCGGAATACCGGAGTCTTCTCTCATCTTAGAATCCAAAAGCAGAAATACCGCTGAGAACGTCGCCTTTACGACCGAGTTACTCAAAGAACGCGGTTGGAAATCGATCATTCTTGTAACGTCCTCCTTCCACATGAAACGATCGGTGGAGAACTTTCAAAACAAGGGAATTACGATCATTCCCTTCCCCACGGATTTCCGAGCGCAAAAATCGGTCCTCACCTTGGACAACTTCTTTCCGTCCACATTTTGTCTCGAAAACTCGACGATCTCGATCAAAGAATGGATCGGAATTCTCATTCAAAAGATTCGAAACACTTGA
- a CDS encoding tautomerase family protein: MPYVNLQVAGPLTRKQKEEIVKEFTETLERVAGKPPEVTYIVIDEVSRENWAKGGKLLE; this comes from the coding sequence ATGCCTTATGTAAACTTGCAAGTCGCGGGACCTCTTACCCGAAAACAAAAAGAGGAAATCGTAAAAGAATTCACCGAGACCCTGGAAAGAGTCGCGGGAAAACCGCCCGAAGTGACGTACATCGTGATCGACGAAGTTTCCAGAGAAAACTGGGCAAAGGGCGGAAAACTCCTTGAATAA
- a CDS encoding TonB-dependent receptor: MKKPLYYYFRIFLFVFFVFPFSVHALDVVLSGSVKDKEGNPIPNARILIQESRKSTMTDEKGEFVLDHVAPGKYTFFASSFGFQSETTSVTVGEKDEKIQFILNRSSLDDSSINVTAKSTISDFLTSPQPITVLTGRQLDKQRGETAMSAINNTPGVSNLTTGAGTSKPIIRGLTGQRVLVMTDGIRQEEQQFGDDHTVELDAFNIQKIEIIRGPGSLLYGSDALGGVVNVIRDKAPLSGNGVPRMAGIFNSNSFSNNKQDSGNFAVFGNIDGFGYRASANTRKAGRITTPNGTIPNTGMMERNKSASIGLDGKWGNFYVDSFQREQTQDLFDNPNENPGSTVFQKLKHEKSHFHSFFILPAGNLELDVSYQRNNRREIESKNKLLPIKDTLLDETVDNFDKAFHYYQVTAREKNQGLNLYLDTATADAKFHHKPVFGILKGTVGVSGLQQTNKTIGAEPLIPSYGIVNLAGFFLEELKLGSVTLSAGVRGDKRATDIRNNATLGVNEQTKNYYATTGSTGLVWRINKSFSSILNYGRGFRAPTPFELFSNGVHEGTGRFEIGKDSLKPEYSNNVDFSLRYASSRIQTEISVFQNHIQNFIYAASIAEIDSESGLPKYNYKQGDAVLKGGEFSIQAELTKKLVLSGGIDIVHARNQNDTNPLPKTTPNRARAGLRWTEDSLLGMKNFYFSINGRFYDSQYRVDPKETPTKGYNLTDIGLGFELPYFGDGTSKPTVDFSVQNVFNVAYVDHLSRYKEYALNPGVNAILKVSFPFTIVQ, encoded by the coding sequence TTGAAAAAGCCATTATATTATTATTTTAGAATATTCTTATTCGTTTTTTTTGTTTTTCCATTTTCGGTCCATGCATTGGACGTAGTTTTATCGGGAAGCGTAAAGGATAAGGAAGGAAATCCGATCCCCAACGCAAGGATCTTGATTCAAGAATCAAGAAAAAGCACGATGACAGACGAAAAAGGAGAATTCGTTTTGGACCACGTCGCACCGGGGAAATATACTTTTTTTGCAAGTTCGTTTGGATTTCAATCCGAAACAACCTCGGTCACGGTCGGGGAGAAGGACGAAAAAATTCAGTTTATCCTGAACCGGAGTTCCTTGGACGATTCTTCCATCAACGTCACCGCTAAATCCACGATCTCCGATTTCTTAACTTCCCCCCAACCGATTACGGTATTAACGGGAAGGCAGCTGGATAAACAAAGGGGAGAAACGGCCATGTCCGCAATCAACAACACGCCCGGAGTTTCCAACCTAACAACGGGAGCGGGCACTTCCAAACCGATCATTCGAGGTTTGACCGGTCAACGCGTGTTGGTCATGACCGACGGTATCCGGCAGGAAGAACAACAATTCGGAGACGATCACACTGTCGAATTAGATGCTTTTAATATTCAAAAAATTGAAATTATCCGAGGACCGGGTAGTTTATTGTACGGCTCCGATGCGCTCGGCGGAGTTGTCAACGTAATCAGGGACAAAGCCCCTCTTTCCGGTAATGGTGTTCCAAGAATGGCGGGAATTTTTAATTCAAACAGCTTTTCAAACAACAAACAGGATTCGGGTAACTTTGCCGTTTTCGGCAATATCGACGGTTTCGGCTATCGTGCGAGCGCTAACACGCGTAAGGCGGGTAGGATCACAACTCCGAACGGAACGATCCCAAACACCGGAATGATGGAAAGAAACAAAAGTGCCTCCATCGGCCTGGACGGGAAGTGGGGAAATTTCTATGTGGATTCATTTCAGAGAGAACAGACCCAGGACTTATTCGACAATCCGAATGAAAATCCGGGTTCCACGGTCTTTCAAAAACTAAAACACGAAAAATCGCATTTCCATTCTTTCTTCATTTTGCCTGCAGGGAATTTGGAACTCGACGTTTCCTATCAAAGAAACAATCGAAGAGAAATAGAATCGAAGAATAAACTACTACCGATCAAAGACACCCTATTGGATGAAACGGTAGACAACTTCGATAAGGCGTTTCACTACTATCAAGTAACGGCGAGGGAAAAAAACCAAGGTTTAAATCTCTACTTGGACACCGCGACGGCAGACGCTAAATTTCACCACAAACCTGTCTTCGGAATCCTCAAAGGAACCGTTGGAGTTTCCGGGCTACAACAAACGAACAAAACCATCGGAGCAGAACCTTTGATCCCATCTTACGGAATCGTTAACTTAGCGGGTTTCTTTTTGGAAGAATTGAAGCTGGGGTCAGTCACGCTCAGCGCAGGCGTGAGAGGCGACAAGAGAGCCACAGATATTAGAAACAATGCGACGTTAGGCGTTAACGAACAGACAAAAAATTATTATGCGACAACTGGCTCGACCGGACTCGTATGGAGAATCAATAAATCCTTTTCGTCCATTCTCAACTACGGAAGGGGATTTAGAGCACCGACTCCTTTCGAACTCTTTTCAAACGGGGTTCACGAAGGAACAGGAAGATTCGAAATCGGGAAGGACTCGCTCAAACCTGAATATTCAAACAATGTGGATTTTTCCTTAAGATACGCCTCTTCGCGGATCCAGACGGAAATCAGCGTTTTCCAAAATCACATTCAAAATTTCATATATGCCGCGAGCATCGCCGAGATCGACTCTGAGTCCGGACTCCCTAAATACAATTACAAGCAAGGAGACGCCGTTTTAAAAGGAGGCGAATTCTCCATTCAAGCCGAATTGACGAAAAAGTTGGTGCTTTCTGGCGGAATTGATATCGTTCACGCAAGAAATCAGAACGACACGAACCCGCTTCCTAAAACGACTCCGAATCGGGCAAGAGCGGGGCTTCGATGGACCGAGGATTCCTTACTTGGAATGAAGAATTTTTATTTTTCGATCAACGGAAGATTTTACGATTCTCAATACCGGGTGGATCCGAAGGAAACCCCGACAAAGGGTTATAATCTTACGGACATTGGATTGGGTTTCGAATTGCCCTATTTCGGAGACGGAACTTCCAAACCGACCGTTGATTTCAGCGTCCAAAACGTATTCAATGTTGCTTACGTAGATCATTTAAGCCGCTACAAAGAATATGCTCTGAACCCCGGAGTCAACGCGATTCTAAAAGTTTCCTTTCCTTTCACGATCGTTCAATAG